The Pyrenophora tritici-repentis strain M4 chromosome 2, whole genome shotgun sequence genome window below encodes:
- a CDS encoding BaeS, Signal transduction histidine kinase — protein sequence MASNGQLPAQHHIHKTAEYVRQSMRSDAEPKTEVASGDIAAVTLLEALDCDHRPSFAVRVPPHPNHDEWLDLVYSNTALHAVGGLLAKITGKDATSVFAEGSRTQLAFRNWVCGRAIQGDPLWRGPAYTYEGHVWNAITIGRYRIISGIPTLLLWVNTSLSAKGNRQIQAPPNKSCTDAQSPYSLPPPSSPHEEPSNGAVLSPRHTKHASFDGMLHVLPSGVRSSPHTDYFRSVDWANTPLGPMQSWSSDLRCMANMVLSNTAPAVLFWGEHLIMLYNEPYIRLLGHLHPCMGKSIRTEAPEHWISFEPMVHHIKATGEPMAESDMLLFIDKDGFLEETHWCFQFVPISDRHGRVTAYYQSFYELTSHRLLERRVSSLVAMGTLSADARDFPSFWNTTLRSLSLNDKDVPFALLYAAERHVSAEMPSMTSPGSIPPLDGCILKGTIGVAANHPIAPTNININDDSYVLHPAILRAAQSGKATVVHLDDLPEPSRVLEGIEWRGYADPCRILIVCPIIPTTGNQVEGFLIIGINPRRPFDEDYQQYLHVMVRLLATSLASIVLFEEEVRQREKDIIQATQIQEQLMAEIQLKENRFQRFAERSDVAIFITDPAGAYTYRNQRWYEIFEVASADTNATEAWFRIAFEEDLPYCESLFWKLATEHQSVCFELRTRMPFIPPSNDCEQEPEDTQHFRWILCSAYPELSPDGELIEIVGNVTDISKQKWAEGIQKLRTDSALQGKQHLEHFIDTTSHEMRNPLSAIMQCADSITSSYGKDGRLSPAVGAMSSFLASTLDAAQTISQCAQHMRHIVDDILTISKLDSGLLDMTPVIAQPENVARHAVKMFDAEARAAGIELSLVVGKSYRDLEVDWASLDPTRVLQILINLLTNAIKFTRLEQQTRMVKVTLTASATEPKSVPDGIQYNDERLIGNDHHLEEDWKSGQELIFLQFFVSDTGRGLSEEEKSTLFTRFSQASPRTHIHYGGSGLGLFISRRLTELQGGAIGVSSAPGKGSTFAFYIKTRRASPTSSRKGSLPHVFPEDVKHRPQMPQAGRSRPTQLQRAFTSEFDRRSNSPGSVFRRQSSDSSSMPTLIEHAHVNPESLGLPEGPDLQELQRTNSIPETLHVLIVEDNLVNQRVLSKQLRNFGCVVSVANHGREALEFLPKTTFWNHNHPMSDERARSDSLNTPFAEPICTDQEEEQPIALSLILMDWEMPIMNGLTAVSEIRKLEESGLLKGRIPVIGVTANVRKQQIDMAMAAG from the exons ATGGCCTCGAACGGGCAGCTACCCGCACAGCACCACATACACAAGACGGCCGAATATGTGCGACAGTCGATGCGATCAGACGCGGAGCCTAAAACAGAGGTAGCGAGCGGAGATATAGCCGCTGTCACACTGCTCGAGGCCCTCGACTGCGACCACCGCCCGTCTTTCGCCGTTCGCGTACCACCGCATCCAAATCACGACGAATGGCTCGACCTCGTATACTCGAATACGGCACTGCACGCTGTTGGTGGACTTTTGGCAAAAATAACAGGAAAAGACGCGACGAGTGTCTTTGCTGAGGGTTCAAGGACGCAACTGGCTTTTAGGAACTGGGTCTGCGGTCGGGCTATCCAAGGCGACCCATTATGGCGGGGACCTGCATACACGTATGAGGGACATGTATGGAATGCCATAACCATAGGGCGCTACAGGATAATCAGTGGAATACCGACGCTTCTACTGTGGGTTAACACGTCGCTAAGCGCAAAGGGCAACCGTCAAATACAGGCGCCACCCAACAAATCCTGTACAGACGCGCAGTCACCCTACTCACTACCTCCACCAAGTTCACCACATGAAGAGCCGAGCAATGGCGCTGTCTTATCTCCGAGACACACTAAACATGCATCGTTTGACGGCATGTTGCATGTACTCCCATCGGGTGTAAGATCCAGCCCCCACACCGACTATTTTCGCAGCGTGGATTGGGCAAATACACCGCTCGGTCCAATGCAATCATGGTCTTCGGATCTGCGCTGCATGGCAAACATGGTACTAAGCAATACCGCTCCAGCTGTTTTGTTCTGGGGTGAACATCTGATAATGCTGTACAACGAACCGTATATCCGACTACTTGGCCATCTTCATCCTTGCATGGGCAAGAGCATTCGCACTGAGGCTCCTGAGCATTGGATCTCTTTTGAGCCTATGGTACACCACATCAAAGCTACCGGTGAGCCTATGGCTGAATCCGATATGCTCTTGTTCATCGACAAAGATGGCTTCCTTGAAGAGACGCACTGGTGCTTTCAGTTTGTGCCAATCTCGGATCGCCATGGCCGTGTTACAGCCTATTATCAAAGCTTTTACGAACTCACAAGTCACCGTCTCCTCGAGCGCCGCGTATCTAGCTTGGTGGCTATGGGCACACTGAGCGCTGATGCAAGAGATTTCCCGTCCTTTTGGAACACGACTTTACGCTCGTTAAGCTTGAACGACAAAGATGTCCCATTTGCTCTCTTGTATGCCGCTGAACGACACGTGAGTGCTGAAATGCCGTCAATGACATCGCCAGGCAGCATTCCCCCGTTGGATGGTTGTATCCTGAAAGGTACCATTGGCGTCGCTGCCAACCACCCAATCGCACCCACCAACATCAATATCAATGACGACTCTTATGTCCTGCACCCTGCTATTCTGCGCGCCGCACAGTCTGGGAAAGCCACAGTTGTACATTTGGATGATCTTCCGGAACCCAGCAGGGTTTTGGAGGGAATCGAATGGAGAGGTTATGCCGATCCTTGTCGTATCCTTATCGTATGCCCCATCATTCCCACAACTGGCAATCAAGTCGAAGGCTTTCTCATCATTGGAATTAATCCGCGCCGACCTTTCGACGAAGATTACCAGCAATACCTCCATGTTATGGTCCGACTGCTCGCTACGTCCCTGGCATCGATCGTTTTGTTTGAAGAGGAAGTCCGCCAAAGGGAAAAGGATATCATTCAGGCTACCCAGATCCAGGAACAACTCATGGCTGAGATACAGCTCAAAGAAAACAGGTTCCAACGATTTGCGGAGCGTTCCGACGTAGCCATCTTCATAACCGATCCTGCTGGCGCTTATACATATCGGAATCAGCGCTGGTATGAGATATTTGAGGTCGCTTCGGCCGATACGAATGCCACAGAAGCATGGTTCAGGATCGCATTTGAGGAAGACCTGCCCTATTGCGAATCTCTTTTCTGGAAGCTGGCCACAGAACACCAATCCGTATGCTTTGAGCTGCGGACTAGGATGCCTTTCATACCGCCTTCTAATGATTGCGAACAGGAACCCGAAGACACTCAACACTTTCGATGGATACTATGTTCGGCTTATCCAGAACTAAGCCCAGATGGCGAGTTGATAGAGATAGTCGGCAACGTCACTGATATCTCGAAACAGAAGTGGGCCGAGGGTATTCAAAAACTTCGTACAGACAGCGCGCTTCAAGGCAAACAACATCTAGAACACTTTATCGACACCACCTCGCATGAGATGCGTAATCCGCTGAGTGCAATCATGCAATGTGCAGATTCCATCACCTCCTCATACGGGAAAGACGGTCGTCTGTCGCCAGCAGTTGGCGCCATGTCCTCCTTTCTAGCATCTACCCTGGATGCGGCTCAGACTATTTCCCAATGTGCTCAGCACATGAGACATATCGTGGATGACATACTCACCATCTCCAAACTCGACTCAGGTCTACTTGACATGACTCCCGTCATTGCGCAACCAGAGAACGTTGCTAGACATGCCGTCAAAATGTTCGATGCTGAAGCAAGAGCTGCGGGCATCGAACTTTCGCTGGTGGTTGGGAAGTCCTACCGCGATTTAGAGGTTGATTGGGCGTCCTTGGATCCGACACGAGTGTTACAAATCCTTATTAATCTCCTCACGAACGCCATCAAGTTCACACGGCTTGAACAACAGACTAGAATGGTCAAGGTTACTCTCACAGCAAGTGCAACTGAGCCCAAATCAGTCCCGGACGGAATACAATATAACGACGAAAGGTTGATAGGAAACGATCATCACCTGGAAGAGGACTGGAAGAGCGGGCAAGAGTTGATTTTCTTGCAATTCTTTGTCAGTGACACTGGCAGGGGTCTCTCGGAAGAGGAGAAGAGCACTCTCTTCACCCGCTTTTCGCAAGCCTCACCTCGGACTCATATCCACTATGGAGGTTCTGGTCTGGGATTGTTTATCTCAAGACGTCTTACTGAACTTCAGGGCGGTGCTATCGGTGTCTCCAGTGCACCAGGCAAAGGCAGTACTTTTGCGTTTTACATCAAAACACGTCGAGCCAGCCCTACATCGTCACGGAAAGGCAGCCTACCGCACGTGTTCCCCGAAGATGTCAAGCACAGACCACAGATGCCACAGGCAGGCCGGTCACGACCTACACAGCTCCAACGCGCCTTCACAAGCGAATTTGATCGACGGTCAAACTCCCCAGGCTCTGTTTTCCGACGACAGTCTTCAGACTCCAGCTCGATGCCAACTCTGATCGAACACGCTCATGTCAATCCCGAATCCCTTGGTCTTCCCGAAGGTCCCGACCTGCAGGAACTCCAGCGCACAAATAGCATACCTGAGACTTTGCATGTTCTTATCGTAGAGGACAACCTAGTCAACCAGCGCGTGCTCAGCAAGCAATTGCGCAACTTCGGCTGCGTCGTCAGTGTAGCGAACCACGGCCGAGAAGCCCTCGAATTCTTACCGAAGACTACATTCTGGAATCACAACCACCCAATGTCCGACGAACGTGCGCGAAGCGATTCTCTGAATACACCTTTTGCAGAGCCCATATGTACGGACCAAGAAGAGGAACAGCCCATCGCACTGAGTCTCATACTCATGGACTGGGAGATGCCGATCATGAATGGACTTACTGCAGTGTCCGAGATTCGCAAGCTGGAAGAATCCGGCTTGTTGAAAGGTCGGATCCCTGTCATTGGTGTCACGGCCAACGTGAGAAAGCAGCAAATTGACATGGCTATGGCGGCGG GATGA
- a CDS encoding HRD1, HRD ubiquitin ligase complex, ER membrane component, with amino-acid sequence MEYTASKPLGQETLECLGILLLATDNTHAARTEVFCAFDKIFHIAAYKRSEPWTTPKELAENIWEERLQMRVATPSNFFNHVWEEILLVLNEFYIYLKDKETRTEPFMGLRMVPHTRFLLKMLQSGYNGQLADFATELGEEQPPYADPPSNLDEIIDQRKHVDHFPAMEDVLLECQQNKHVGLAAIQVLLHEVAYTCSLFAQTECNPYDDVLEYFASYRIRQLCYIFSNPTSRLDLKSRTYCASMNYRGIVDFVVLQASELLEHCDRKLLSWMMYAWFMRCVAYTFGVDTHQYLIANFYRKIGLEEVADPEAYAIENFTPEGLKDRCIPGPMVQQWQQYSIVLQDVQFEATGPRIQIKHMAKPVQPLGDSACAVCLEVFDIRKAAMVAWKVVCGHTFHAPCLKEMVNRIEPNSNSCPLCRRKICSARERSAIVQVSDEEDTD; translated from the coding sequence ATGGAGTACACAGCATCTAAACCACTCGGACAGGAAACCCTCGAATGCCTCGGTATTCTACTTTTGGCCACAGACAACACACACGCTGCGCGTACGGAGGTTTTCTGCGCCTTTGACAAGATTTTTCATATAGCAGCATACAAAAGATCAGAACCTTGGACTACACCTAAAGAACTAGCAGAGAACATTTGGGAAGAGCGCCTGCAAATGCGTGTTGCCACACCATCCAACTTCTTCAATCATGTATGGGAGGAAATATTGTTGGTCCTAAATGAGTTCTACATTTATCTCAAAGATAAAGAGACACGCACAGAACCTTTCATGGGGCTACGCATGGTTCCACATACCAGGTTCCTCTTGAAGATGCTTCAGAGCGGCTACAATGGCCAACTCGCGGACTTCGCTACCGAGCTGGGAGAGGAGCAGCCGCCTTATGCCGACCCGCCGAGCAACTTGGATGAGATTATTGACCAGCGGAAACACGTTGACCACTTTCCCGCCATGGAAGATGTGTTGCTCGAATGCCAGCAGAATAAGCACGTTGGATTAGCTGCCATTCAGGTGCTCCTCCACGAAGTCGCTTATACCTGTAGCCTGTTTGCGCAAACAGAATGCAATCCCTACGACGACGTTCTGGAATATTTTGCCTCGTACCGCATCAGGCAGCTATGCTACATCTTCTCCAATCCTACAAGTCGCTTAGATCTAAAATCACGTACGTACTGCGCATCCATGAACTACCGCGGTATCGTCGACTTCGTTGTGCTCCAGGCAAGTGAATTGCTTGAGCACTGTGACAGGAAGCTTCTGAGCTGGATGATGTATGCATGGTTTATGCGCTGTGTAGCGTACACATTCGGCGTTGATACCCACCAATACCTCATTGCAAACTTCTACCGTAAAATCGGCCTCGAGGAGGTGGCGGACCCGGAAGCTTATGCAATCGAGAATTTTACGCCGGAAGGTCTCAAGGATAGGTGCATTCCAGGGCCTATGGTGCAGCAGTGGCAACAATACAGTATCGTTCTGCAAGATGTGCAGTTTGAAGCTACCGGGCCACGTATTCAAATTAAGCATATGGCGAAGCCGGTGCAGCCGTTGGGCGATTCAGCATGTGCGGTCTGTTTGGAGGTGTTTGACATTCGGAAGGCGGCAATGGTGGCGTGGAAGGTGGTGTGTGGCCATACATTCCATGCGCCGTGTTTAAAAGAGATGGTGAATAGGATTGAGCCCAACAGCAATTCCTGTCCGCTGTGTAGGAGGAAGATTTGTAGTGCGAGGGAGCGGAGTGCTATCGTGCAGGTTTCTGACGAGGAAGACACGGATTAA
- a CDS encoding Peroxidase-2 domain containing protein, with product MRLTQAVTLALPAIVAAYPGMMGANSRGEMEEYLRAEMAREQLENRAAEPEGGLLSGLLDPIGDLVGGLLTSVGNAIVKQDNKRPEPGYEFKAPGPNDSRGPCPGLNLLANYGYLPRDGYVNFGQVLAATARGFNMATDLATVLATFAVLGSGDLDGLSFYLGAGKNGIGGLNRHSVVEADVSPNREDYYNGCGDNHHLSSRLVKQMVGFAAQDPKKEFNMNVMAEHYAQSASFSKNNNPFLYYFPFPQIVSLGAFAFYPQFFSNGTYGAGGVPNYKSIMSIIGAEYDAKTKEFKYVPERWPEDWYRRDTPYGAVQTVVDGFLNIYPRNIIVPAAAQVGTPNLSVQALLCDVYQGINSITPLILGGTEENLAKGVSWALSVLDPILSKTALGCPDSVISPNLLFPNSQREGGPINPPVVPSDAWTGDNVYNKVYFGGESLPIKPECRHSN from the exons ATGAGGCTCACTCAAGCGGTCACTCTGGCCCTGCCAGCCATCGTCGCTGCTTACCCCGGCATGATGGGCGCCAACTCCCGTGGGGAAATGGAGGAATACCTTCGAGCCGAGATGGCGCGCGAACAACTGGAGAACCGCGCTGCTGAGCCTGAGGGTGGTCTTCTCTCAGGGTTGTTGGACCCGATTGGAGACCTTGTCGGTGGTCTCTTGACCTCAGTCGGCAATGCCATTGTCAAGCAAGACAACAAGCGCCCCGAGCCCGGCTACGAGTTCAAAGCTCCAGGCCCCAACGACTCCCGTGGTCCATGCCCTGGCTTGAATCTTCTCGCTAATTATGGATACCTTCCCCGCGATGGTTACGTCAACTTCGGACAGGTTCTGGCTGCCACCGCCCGAGGCTTCAACATGGCTACCGATCTTGCCACGGTCCTTGCGACTTTTGCTGTTTTGGGTTCTGGAGACCTTGATGGACTTTCGTTCTACCTTGGCGCGGGAAAGAACGGGATTGGTGGCCTAAACCGTCACTCCGTTGTTGAGGCTGATGTCTCTCCTAATCGTGAAG ACTACTACAACGGTTGCGGTGACAACCACCATCTATCGTCTCGCTTGGTGAAGCAGATGGTCGGCTTTGCTGCCCAAGACCCCAAGAAGGAGTTCAACATGAACGTCATGGCCGAGCACTACGCCCAGTCCGCCAGCTTCAGCAAGAACAACAACCCCTTCCTCTACTATTTCCCCTTTCCCCAGATCGTTTCCCTTGGTGCCTTTGCCTTCTACCCTCAGTTTTTCTCCAACGGAACTTATGGCGCAGGCGGAGTACCAAACTACAAGAGCATCATGAGCATCATTGGCGCGGAGTACGACGCAAAGACCAAGGAGTTCAAGTACGTTCCTGAGCGCTGGCCTGAGGACTGGTATCGTCGCGATACACCCTACGGCGCTGTTCAAACCGTCGTTGACGGCTTTCTCAACATCTACCCCCGCAACATCATTGTGCCTGCAGCCGCGCAAGTTGGCACCCCGAATCTGAGCGTGCAGGCTTTGCTCTGCGATGTCTACCAGGGTATCAACTCCATCACCCCTCTTATACTTGGCGGTACCGAGGAGAATCTGGCCAAGGGCGTTTCTTGGGCTCTTTCCGTTTTGGATCCCATCCTCAGCAAGACGGCGCTGGGTTGCCCCGACAGTGTCATCTCGCCTAACCTATTGTTCCCCAACTCGCAGCGAGAGGGTGGCCCAATCAACCCGCCTGTGGTTCCTTCGGATGCCTGGACTGGCGACAACGTGTACAACAAGGTGTACTTTGGTGGCGAATCGCTGCCTATAAAGCCTGAGTGCAGACATTCAAACTAG